Genomic window (Prunus dulcis unplaced genomic scaffold, ALMONDv2, whole genome shotgun sequence):
agaagcaagtAACAAGCAAATAAATGTACCTTGCGTTGCATTACAAGAGCAATCTCTCTTGCATCAATTTCCACTACAAAAAAAAGGGTCATTACCGACAAACATTTTTCGAGGGCCCCGAAATTTCGTCGGTAATAGTGTTTTTTCCGACCAAAAAATGTTGTCCGTTGGAAATATGTCACGAGCCTGAAATTTATTTCCGACAAAGGAAATACCCTCGAAAAAAGTCTCCATTGTCGTCGGAAATGTAATTTATTTGGCGGGAAGACTTGGCGCCAATTTTATTAACAACCAAAAGTACTCTTGACGGAAATAGGATGATTATTTCCGAGGGCTTTCTCATTCCGTCGGAACTGATTGACTATTTCCGAGGGGCTTCTTATTCCGTCGGAATTGCTTGAATATTTCCGAGGGCTTCTCCTCTTCTAGGTAAAATGTTGGAATGTCAATTTCCCATTAgaataagtataaaaaaaattgattgatAATCACCAATCACActccaaaataaataactaaaaatagtcaatccaaaaaaaaaaaaagatgattacaaaaaaaaaaatagacaatCACAATTACTTGACAACTCATCCCATAGTTGTAAGTTGAATCACATCCCTTCTTCAATCAATTTCATTGTCTTCAACATCATTTTGGATGGCATGCATGCTTTGACTTTGAGTCTCTGCTTCTTGGTATGGCTCAATCTCATCATTAGTCATCTCATAAGCATTTCTTGGATTTGTTTCCACTACAAAActccaaattttatttttaacccCCTTCACATAAAAAACTTGGGTTGCTTGACTTGCTAGTACGAATGGCTCTTGAGTATTTAGCTTGCGCGTTGTATTAACAGTGATTATTCCATAACGATCTATCTTGTAACCTGTTCCTTTTCGTGCTGTGTCATACCAATCACAATTGAACAATACAACTCTATTTCCTTCTGTGTAACGAAGCTCCACAATATCTACTAAGGTTCCATACCAAGGCACATCGTCAACCTGATTCTCCCCCTTAACCATAATTCCACTAttctgtgtttttttattctcATCACGCTGCAATGTATGAAATCTAAAACCACTAATATAATAACCAGGATAATAAGTTACTCGCCTTTCAGGACCTCGAGCCAAAGAAAGCATTTGTTTACTAACTTTACCATCGTTGTATAGTTCTGTGACCTgcatagaaaggaaaaaatgtttttaaagaaacatCTATGACAGTCAATAATTTTTCCAATACAATATTATCCATACCCTTTTAGACATCCAGTTTGAAAATTGAAGCCTATGTGACTCCTCCACATTATCAACACTAGACTGGATTAGAATGTTCTTATGTTCTCTGCATACATAACAAATGATTATATTAGATCTAAATAAATagtaacatatattaaatacaCAAAGAATTTATAGTGTTGAAGAATTCTTACTGGACAAATGGCAAAGCTTCATCACAATTTTGCAGGACATAATGAGTGGCAGCCTTATGAAGTTCAATGCTCATCTCTCTAAGTACACCTTTCCCAAAAGCTCGACCAGGTGTTGAGAAAATAGATAACGGAGATGTATCATATGACGGTTGACCTCCATCGTCGTTTCTATCTCTTTTATTAAACTTAGTTTCAACTCGATGCAAATAGCGAGAGCAAAATATTAAACACTCGTCTCCCAAGACACCTTCGGCAATAGACCCTTCTGGATGAGCCTTATTACGAACATAAGTCTTTAGTTTATGCAAATACCTAATTGTGTCATAAATACCGAAATTAGAGAATCATACATCAGCAGTTAAACAAATCgtgaataaaattaatatataaacattGAGATTACCTTTCCACCGGATACATCCATCTGAATTGTACTGGACCGGCCACCTTTGCCTCCCATGCCAAGTGGCAAGTTAGGTGAATCATGATGTCAAAAAAGGCAGGAGGGAATATTTTTTCCAACTTGCATAGAGTTAGCACAATTTGATTGTCAAGAAGATTCAAGTCATCTTGTCTTATACATATATCATTGATTCGCACTGAAAAATTGATTGTAGTAGAAGTTCCCCAGtactatttgtatttttttttattaggtTCAACTAttggaataaaaaaaggtaGAGGGAAGGCTAAGGGTAAAGATGGAAACGGCACTCCAATTCTAATACGTAGAGGAAGGTAATGTATAAGGCTTGCAAAGTTAGTCATTTCTTATGTagattcatttttatttatttatttaaatttggtttAAATTTTCAGGATTATAACCACTGGAGCTGTGCGAACTATAGGAGTACTTTT
Coding sequences:
- the LOC117613177 gene encoding uncharacterized protein LOC117613177, which translates into the protein MIHLTCHLAWEAKVAGPVQFRWMYPVERYLHKLKTYVRNKAHPEGSIAEGVLGDECLIFCSRYLHRVETKFNKRDRNDDGGQPSYDTSPLSIFSTPGRAFGKGVLREMSIELHKAATHYVLQNCDEALPFVQEHKNILIQSSVDNVEESHRLQFSNWMSKRVTELYNDGKVSKQMLSLARGPERRVTYYPGYYISGFRFHTLQRDENKKTQNSGIMVKGENQVDDVPWYGTLVDIVELRYTEGNRVVLFNCDWYDTARKGTGYKIDRYGIITVNTTRKLNTQEPFVLASQATQVFYVKGVKNKIWSFVVETNPRNAYEMTNDEIEPYQEAETQSQSMHAIQNDVEDNEID